GTAACAGCCACAGAGACAGTCGCAGACCGTAAGCCTGACAGCAAAATAGTCCAGGTTTTAGGTTGAATCAAAGAACTGCAGTTGAGATGGCTTTGGACGTGTGTCAGAGTCCACCAGCATTTGAGGGTGTGACTGGCACAGATAGCCTGATTAAATACCTGCTTATTAGCAGCTAGCTGGTTTTGTTTTGACGCGACTCAACACTCAAACAGAATTTTGGAATGTTAATACAATAATGGCAGTGGTTCGGTTACCCTGGGCAAGCCTCAACATGTCCCAGGAGCGCTCTCCGTTTAAAGACACTGcttagacagggagagagagagagagagagagcaagagagaaagaaagagggaaagagagggggaatggAACTCAAAGAGGGCTTTCCCCACATCAGTAAAGAATGCTATGCTTAATTTAGATCTGAGAGGAAGTTTGGACTACCAGTGTAAGTGTTTTTTTAAATGAGTATTAAGACAGCCCTGTGGGGCCTGCTTTCCCCTCTGTTTGCCTCTCTGTTCACCGGTTGAAACAAGGGTGACATGATTTGGTtactttgttttttatttatttataatgtttttgtaaaaaaaaatgtgttcataAGTATGAGAGCGTGGTGTGCTGCTATGCCAACTAGCTTATAATCACACATCTTTGGTTGTATTATTGAGCAAAGAAAGGAACACAGTGACACCTTTACTCTTGTATTGAACACAACTTCACACACAGTGCTGAACAGGTAGGATGTAGTTGGGATGAATACTCAATGgccttgtctttctttttttctcccagaATCCTTAGAGGCCCTGTCCAGTCTGAAAGGCCGGACGACGCAGCAGTTCTTCTTCAACGTGAGCTTCATCCCGTCTGGGGAGAGCGTCAATGCTGCCGAGCTCCGCCTTTTCCGGGAGCAGGTCCTGGACAGCGGCGATGGTTCCCAGGGCAACGGCAGCATGAGCGGGCAGCAGCACCGCATCAATGTCTACGAGGTGTTCCACCCGGCGAAGAGCAGCAGCGGTGATGGTGTTGACCACCAGGAGGCGCTAGTGAGGCTCATGGACACCCGGCTGGTGCAGGACTCCCACAGCCGCTGGGAGAGTTTCGACGTGGGCGCCGCCGTGCAGAGGTGGACCTCCGGCACCGCGCCCAACCACGGACTCATGGTGGAGGTTGTCCACCCAGAGGGGGACTCCGAGACAGAAATAGACGAcgcaaacaataataacaacaaaaacaaaagtggCAGCAGCAGAAGGCACGTGCGCATGAGCCGCTCCCTGCACGGGGACGAGGACTCCTGGGCTCAGGCGCGCCCCCTGCTGGTCACCTACAGCCACGACGGGCAGGGCGGCGCCACCATGCGCTCGCGGCGGGAGAAGCGACAGGCGGTCCCGGGGCGTCGCGGCAGTGCCGGCGGTAAGCCCCGTAAGAAGCACACGCGCTCCTGCCGCCGCCACCCGCTCTACGTGGACTTCAGCGACGTGGGCTGGAACGAGTGGATCGTGGCGCCGCCCGGCTACCACGCCTTCTACTGCCTCGGCGAGTGCCCGTTCCCGCTGGCCGAGCACCTCAACTCCACCAACCACGCCATCGTGCAGACGctggtgaactcggtgaacgGGCACATCCCGCGCGCCTGCTGCGTGCCCTCCGAGCTCAGCCCCATCTCACTGCTCTACCTGGACGAGTACGAGAAGGTCATCCTCAAGAACTACCAGGACATGGTGGTGGAGGGCTGTGGCTGCCGGTGAGGATGTCGGACTTTTGCGACTCTGGCCCGAGCTTGGGCCAGATACAACCCCCtccaccaaccccacccccaacagCACCGACTGCCACAGACCGCTCAAACAACCCCAACCCTCAAGCCTCAAACATCCACCTGTGACTAAAATGGATGTGAACAATTTACCCAATGTCCAATGAAGACTTTTAATTTATATGAAAACAaaagaactttttttttctaataAAAGACTTaacaaaactaaacaaaaaaaaacacgtatggaggagagaaagagaagtaaaaaatatataaaatatatttatgtTGATGTCAAAAGTTgggaaataaatattttaaagaGAAGTATTACTTCTGAAATGGTTTTACAAATATATGTTTTCTGATGTACATTTCGAAACCAGTGCAATACCACATTAAGTATAATGCCCAAATTcttattttgtatttatttctaTCATAACCACtttatttgtaaataaataatgtgTATTTATCATAAAAACAGGCGGATCTATCTTTAGTGTCTTGGTTTAGCTGACCATATCCTGTTTCTCCAGAGGCACCCacagatagtgtgtgtgagtgcctctgAAAAGTGACTTTTGTTTTGGGGGGAAACACCCAGTTGAAGGTTTCTCCCATGTCCAGTTAAGCTGATGACTCATCGCAGGTGAGGAACGGAGGGAGGGAGTCTCCAGAGTGTCCCTGGTCATGCGATGGAAATAGCCATCTTGTAAAGGAACAACAAGGGGAAGTGGGGACTACAAACCGTAGGGTTCTGGGAAGTGTAGGAAAAATAGCACTTTGTCATCCCGCTGCTGGGTGATTCCTTGTCTCGCTCCAGTTACTCTGTTCCCCACACAGATGGTCACAATCATGgcatgagaaagagaaaatgggATAAAAAAAATGTCCCAATGTTTTGTAAAAATTGATTAGTAACATGATGGCCAAATTTGAGTTGAGACTCAGAGGTTTATGCAAATAACCCTCCATCTATTATCTTCTGATTGACAGCTGATTGAGTCATGCTATTCCCCTTATCTTGTATAAGCCATCCAGAACAATGATACGGGTTGGAGAAAAATGGcaacgcaaaacaaaacagtctGGGAAAATCCAAAATTTAAATCACCTCTGCTCTTCCCCTCTTGTGTCTTGTACagttgaaacaaaaaaaaaaaacgaaaatttCAAGCAAAACAATAACTCAGCAGAGAGCTCAGGGAGAAGCCGAGTTCTGTTTCTGAGCGGAGCTAAGCGAGGATAGTTAGGGTTTTACGGGGTCATGATGTGTTAGTAGGTCTAGAAACTTGGCTGTTCCTTGCTGTTAAAGTCTGTCTTGTTGTCCCAGTTGTTTTGTGAGAACGAAACGGGATTGGACAGACACGAGTTGCGGTTTTGGGTGTAGATGCCACAGAACtcaccctttttctcttttccagacttttttcccccctcgtttctttctctccctctttccctctctctttctctctctctttctctctctcaggaaaGCATGTTCTTCTGTTGTTTTGCCACGCGGCTGCAGGGAGAAATCTTTCTCAGACTTGCATTTCAGCACGCTGCCTGCACGTCCATATTTATCCTTATTTAACAGCTGTGACGCTAACAATCTGCAGTGTTTAGACTCATGTCCCTCTGCTGGCCCAGGAGAAGCCAGCTGATAAATGGCCGTCTGACGCAGGAGTCCTGTTAACTGTGCCAAAGCCAGACACACCCTGCTCTGGGACAGGAACACACTGATTCGCCTCGGTCTCTCTGTTggtgcacgcacagacacacgcacacacacgcatgcatacacacactatgagaCACACTTCCAGACTTTTCCAATATAATGCACTTTGCTGGAAGTTTCTCACTTTCAATCTGTTTCACCAGAAATCAATGTAATGAAAGGCAGCCCCTGAgggaaacagtgtgtgtgtgtgtgtgtgtgtggtggggggtggggggtactgGGTGGAGGAGGGTGTGAAAAATGGGACTTTTCAGCACCGCAAATCATTGCGCTCGGAAAGAAACagcagggaaagaaagagagagagagagagagaaaaaagttaACTTGGAGGAAGTGTTTGATTTAATGGTTTGCATTTACTGCTGTGAGTTCATAAAGCTGTAATTGAGCAGTATGGGAACCCAGAACTGAGTGCTGTGccatgccctgtgtgtgtgtgtgtgtgtgtgtgtgtgtgcgcatgtgagtgtgtttatttttggGCCGCATTCCTCCTCCTGTCGTTTGCTGTGCTCCCTCACTCCACGCCAACCTGCGTCTGCGTCAGGCCGCGACCCCTAGGGTCAGGGGGCGTACTGGCAGGATCGGGTCAGCGCGGTACGGCCCCGTGGGGACCCCCCTAAAGCCCTCTCGCCGAGTCCCTTAAACTTGATAAACAACTTCACCATCCCCAGAGGAGATGGAAGCTGTCAAGGGCACGACACCGCAGCCCAAAGTCACAATTTACAAGAGCTGTTGTGGgtttgggggaaaaaagaaaatctcaaGCTCCACTGCCAAGCTAAAGAAACGCATTGGATTAAATGATGTGGAAAGTCTTGACTAGCTGTCGTCAAGTATAAATGtctatctgtttgtctgttCTCTAGTCTATTTAGAGACCATTTCATGCTATAGAATACATACGAAAACCCGTAGAAAGGCTTGTGACTTTAGCCTTCACATTTGGATTTTCGCTTTCCTTCCCATGTGTACGGAAGGATAGTCAGCGGCCTCACTAGGGGACTAAAACAGAACATTCACCTGCTACACAAAACATTCCAGAGCTTAAACACTTAAAAGGGGGCACAAAGAACCCCGTTAGTCCCTTAAAAAGAACATAAACTCCTGTGAAAAAACGGATCTGCGTTTCATTGGGTAGGATGAATTTGCCTTTGGCAGGGCCTCGGTAATTTGATTCGTCTCAGTGTGTGCAAAACCACACCGAAAGTATCTGAAGTCGTCCGGACCAGACGCCCGGTGCGGCGGAATCAGATTTCCAGATTTCTGGCGTGCGTTTGGAAAGTATGCGGCCGCGCACCTTTGATGAAGAGAGGCGGACTGGGAGATGACGTCTGGACACGCGCCAGAAGGGGATGTAAAGATGACGGTCGGTCACGagggttttattttttttttttgcgctcGCCACTGGCGGTAGCGCCCTAATTTGAGAGTTGGTTTACTTCGCCCTTCAGAGAGCAAAAATGACGTCCAGCATACTTGAAAATGTGGCATCTGTGAAGTAGCTCAAAACACATCAGAAAGGCCGCATTCACATTTTGGtaagaggggagagaaggagcaCGCAGATGACTTTTCCAGAGCGCATTACGGACGGAGAGGCCCAGAGACGACTTCCTCGCTCACTCGCGGAGAACACATCAGTCTAATACATGTGTTGTTTTGGCAGGCAAGACTGCAAGACTGGGAGGGTGGCAGCCTgagagagcaacacacacacacacacacacacacacacacacacacacacacacaatccattaCCAGTAAGAGAAAAGGGTCACATTAGCATATCACACTTGCCCCTTCACATTTGCTCTTTGTGACAGTTTTTGAATGTGAGGTGTAGACACATCCAACCAGCTCCACGTTGTTGTCCCCACAAAGCCAAGTATCACTGGAGTTAAAGCagcacacagtcaaacacagaAAACCCAAACTGTCTTGGTGTAAAAACTCAAGCTTTCTTACAGGCTTTAGAACAGGCTAACACAGAGGGACAGATGTATCATCCAAGTCATTTCCACAAGCCAtacatgagtgtatgtgtgtgtgtgtttctctctctgtcacacacacacacacacacacacacacacacacacacacacacacacacacacacacacacctgacatctTAGAAAGCATATTGTATATTCTGTGTGCATGACAGGTTGTCTGAGGTCAGTGGAACTGATGTGAGCGGACCAACCAAGCCTCGCCAGTAGGTGGCAACCATTATTCCCTCACTATGATTTTTCTGTCCACAGTTACCTCAGACCAGTGCCGAATTTTGTTGTGGGATCCAGTTTGTAGCTGTGTTCTGATATGTGGTAGGTTTTGATGTGGCTTTGAAACAGATTGGTTAGGCTGAGGGTATCTGAGTTCTGAAGTCCCAGGTATCTGAGttaggggtcgaccaattatcggccgggccgattattagggccgatatttagcatttttataataattggtatcggtcattttttccaccgataagccgatattgaaatggataaagaatgaaacgcgctactttgtctgtaaagcgtctctcactccctgcatttgctactctgtggtcgagaccattgtcccgcccactacaccgtctgatttgttagcacaaatgcagccaatcaggatcgaagactgaacacagagaaagtttaggattctcactgaggcagagtGTAGATGGGCTTCAGCTGTACAGATGTag
The nucleotide sequence above comes from Alosa sapidissima isolate fAloSap1 chromosome 6, fAloSap1.pri, whole genome shotgun sequence. Encoded proteins:
- the LOC121711305 gene encoding bone morphogenetic protein 2-like; protein product: MVAVVRTLMVLLLHQVLIGGTSGLIPDTGRRKHAESGRQTPGQSESFLNDFELRLLNMFGLKRRPTPSKTAIVPQYMLDLYHLHSENGDHSTKRMRNVMARHAETAASRSNTIRSFHHEESLEALSSLKGRTTQQFFFNVSFIPSGESVNAAELRLFREQVLDSGDGSQGNGSMSGQQHRINVYEVFHPAKSSSGDGVDHQEALVRLMDTRLVQDSHSRWESFDVGAAVQRWTSGTAPNHGLMVEVVHPEGDSETEIDDANNNNNKNKSGSSRRHVRMSRSLHGDEDSWAQARPLLVTYSHDGQGGATMRSRREKRQAVPGRRGSAGGKPRKKHTRSCRRHPLYVDFSDVGWNEWIVAPPGYHAFYCLGECPFPLAEHLNSTNHAIVQTLVNSVNGHIPRACCVPSELSPISLLYLDEYEKVILKNYQDMVVEGCGCR